A region of Blastocatellia bacterium DNA encodes the following proteins:
- a CDS encoding transposase codes for MLNCFPAPSYSPDFNPIEKLWKNLKKSHSFTSFSYF; via the coding sequence CTGCTTAACTGTTTTCCAGCTCCCTCTTATTCTCCTGACTTTAACCCTATCGAAAAGCTTTGGAAAAATCTCAAGAAATCCCATTCATTTACATCATTTTCCTACTTTTGA